The genomic window GTCGGCGGTGTAAAGGTCGAGCAGGACGTTGAGACAGGCATTGAGGACGGCGACAAGGTCGAGATAACAAACGGCCTGACCGGCGGCGAGGAGATAATCATCAACGGTGAAGCGGAAGACTGAAAAAAGCGGCGCAAGCCGCTTTTTCAGTTTAGAGTTAAGAGTTAACAGTTAACAGTTAATGTGCGGCTGCGCCGCTTATGCCCATTCGGGCGTATTGACCTGACGGTATTGTTAAAATCGTAGGGCAGCATTCCGAAGGGTCGAGGGGCGACCGGAAAGCCCCTCGTGTACCCCCTGAGAACGAGAGCGTACCCTTGAAAGTAAGCAGCCCCCATACTCTTTGGGAGCAAACACTTTATACTGTATAAAACCTTTCCTCATAATTGTGTCTTTGGTTTTCAACACCTTTATCTGACCGCCGCTTAGGCGTGTCACGCAAAGTCTTTGATAACCGCAGCGTAATTGAGCTATCGAGAGGCAAAGAGAGATTCAGGAAAGGGGGAGTTTGAGGGGGGAAACCTAAAGGGGGAAAGTCCTCCGATAGCGGCGTAAGCCAAATATCCTGTCCTCCTTTGGGTTTCCCCCCTCATATCGTACCCTATGGGAACGAGAGCGTTCCCTTGAAGGAAAGCAGCCCCCACAATTTAGCTAAAGGGTAGTCTCTCGCTATCCCTACGCTACAGGTAGGGGGGGCTTTCCGGTCTATCCCACCACGCTATGAACTCCCCTGTTTAAGCGGTTTCTATGTCGCTTGTGACAACATTCGTGTCAACAATAAGGCTGTTGAAATAATCATCGATACGCTTGTCAACGAGCTTGCGTTCGTCAGAGAATGTGTGCTGATATATCGTCTTTAAGACATCAGGCGTTGACCAGCCGCCGCGTTCCATAGCGTACTTGTCTGGTATGCCGAGCATAAGCATTATCGAGGCATTCAAGTGCCTTAAATCGTGAAATGTCATCTCAATTCCGTTTTCAAGCATAAGTGTTCTGAACTTGTTGTAAATAGCACTGTGCGTGTCCTTGATGATGAAATCATTCTCGGTTTCGTGCGGCACTTTCTCAATAAGCCTTGTGATGTATTCGGGTAACGAAATCGCTCTTGTTGAACAGCTTGTTTTGTTCACTTCCCGAATGTGGTCTGAACCGCCGAACCTGACATTTGCTCTGTTAACGAATAAAACGCCGTTTCTGACGTCACTGAACTTTAACCCCCTGACTTCACTCATACGAAGTGAAAGCCACATAGCGAGCAGGCAGGGCAGTTCTATTGACGTGTTTCTGATTATGTTCAAGACTGTGCGAGCGTCTGGCAGCTCTTTAGTCTTGTTTCTCTTCGGCGGCAGCGTAACGTTAATATCGGGCTTTATGCCGTGTATCTTTAACGCTGCAAGCACTAAACACTTTGCATCTTTTAATGACCTGTACCCGAGCCGCTTTGCATCTTCGTTTATTGCTCTTTGCAGGGTGAGCGTGTCAAGCTTTTCCGCTTTTATGTTCATAACCGACTGTAGGCGCGTTCTGCGTGTTCTTTCATAGCCGTATATTGTTGACGGTGCAAGCACGTTCCTTTTCAGCTCGATGTAATCATCAATAGCCTTGCCGACAGTCAGCGACTTTGCCGAGATTTTTCCTTTTCCCCCTTTTTCAAATTCTCTTGCTAATTTTTCAGCTTTCCAGCGTTCGTCTGCGGTGAATGATTTGAATATCTGTTTTCCGTTTACATCGCGTCCGAGAAAAACTCTCGCTCTCCAGTTTCCACTTTTAAGCTTTTGTATATTTGCCATACTACACCATTCCTTTCAATTTTGACGGTGTGTAATATAGCTCTGTGTTCAAATTTATTATATATTTGCTTTTTAGGTTTGTCAAGTCGGAAAAACGGGCTTTAAGCCGAGACTATCACGGGTGAAACCTCTTTTTTTCATCAAATTGCAGTTTCTATGTTCTGCACAATAGCGATAGATTTAAACTGTGGAATATGCACAGGTGTGAATTCTATCTGATTGGCATAAAACTTTAACCATACGGCATAACATAACTTCTTAATGGTAAATTGTGGGCTATCAGCCATAGGTTATCAGTCCTTTCTGTGTTGGTTGTGTCGGTTGCTGTTCACCGTAGCATCGCAACCGACACACGTAATTTTGCCGTAATTTCGGGACTTTAAGCCCATTTGTGTTGGTTGTGTTGGTTGTGTCGGTTAGTTTTTACGTTTGGTGGGGGTCTGGCAATTTGTACAATGTTTAGGTGCCTAATTTGTGAATATCGCACAGCAATATAATCCGAATACTTTGGGGGAAGTTTCCCCCAAAATCCCCCCTCAAATGCTTTTAGCTTTGTGTGCCTTTGTCACTCGGTATATCATCTTACGCCATATTATTCCACGGTCATATTGACAACGAGCCTCTATGAATGTGTTTTTAAGGTCGCGCAGGGAGCACCCCCAAAAGGGTTGCGCCCTTGGCTCCTCAGCCTAACACATTCATACTCATTGTCAATAAGCTTTCGCGGCATAAGATGTCGTAAGCTGATATACCTCCTTTCGCAGTTACATTCTGTATCTATTCAAGATGAACTTACGCTCTTTGAGTTACAGTCTATGTTTTTCGGGCGGTCTGTAATATAACTCTGCGGAGTATTACAAGGGATTTGTATGCTATAACGAGCTGTGTTACTTAATAGAGCTTGTGCTTGCCCCCTGCGGTGGCAAAGCCACTCGCAAGGGGGGCGATATATGTTAGAAGAAAGGAGAACCACAGAGTTATATTACACACCGTCCGATTATATGAGCGTGTCAACAATTAGTGTCAATTTTCGCGATAAGCTTACACTATCAAGGGTTGCTGACGTGTGAATTTTTGATTTTTACAAGTTTTTCAAGTCTTTGTTTTTGCCCTGTTTTCGGGAGCAAAGCCGAGACTATCAAGGGGTCGAGCCTTGCAAAGCTTTCGGGGCGGATAGTGGGTAAAGGCTTTCCGGTCGCCCCCCTGCTTCGGCTGCGCCTACGCCACCCCCTTCGGGTGCAAATATCTTACGATTTAGCTGAAACCGTCCGACAAACACGCCCGAATGGGCATACGTCCGCCAACGGCGGACACCACAATTATGCATTATGCATTATGCATTGTGCATTGAGAAAGCATTGACAACCTTGCCGTGATTGTGCTATAATATAATTTGACGTATTTTACACTTAAAGGAGATAACTATGAGCGAGTATAATCAGTCGAATATAAGAAATTTCTGTATAATAGCGCATATCGACCACGGTAAATCCACCCTTGCGGACAGGATACTGGAGCTGACATCAACTGTCGAGCTGCGTGAAATGGAAGACCAGCTGCTTGATAATATGGATATCGAGCGTGAGAGAGGTATAACTATCAAGGCAAGAGCCGTTCGCCTTAACTACAAGGCAGACGACGGACAGGACTATATCTTCAACCTCATAGACACCCCCGGACACGTTGACTTTAACTACGAGGTGTCACGTTCGCTTGCGGCGTGTGAGGGAGCAGTGCTCGTTGTGGACGCTTCGCAGGGAATAGAGGCTCAGACGCTCGGCAATACCTACCTTGCTATCGAGCATGACCTTGAAGTGCTGCCGGTGGTCAACAAGATAGACCTGCCCTCGGCAGAGCCTGAGAGAGTATGCGGAGAGATAGAGAATATCATAGGCATTCCCGCTATGGATGCTCCCCGTATCTCCGCAAAGACGGGGCTTAATATCAAGGACGTGCTCGAACGTGTCATCACGGATATACCTGCCCCCAGGGGAGATATCGACAAGCCCTTCAAGGCGCTTATCTTTGACAGCGTTTATGATATGTATAAGGGCGTTATCATATATGTGCGTGTTATGGACGGTTCTGTCAAGGCAGGACAGACGATAAAGCTCATGGCGACAGGGGCGGAGTTTCAGACAGTCGAGATAGGCTATATGGGTGCTAAGGACTTAGTGCCTGTAGGCGAGCTCAAAGCCGGCGAGGTGGGCTATATCACCGCATCTATCAAGTATATAGGCGACACCCGTGTGGGCGATACCGTGACAAGGGCTGATGCCCCCTGCGACGAGGCTCTGCCGGGCTATAAGAAGGTGCAGTCTATGGTCTTCTCGGGCGTTTACCCGGCTGACGGCGCTAAATACCCTGACCTCAGAGATGCTCTTGACAAATTAGCCCTCAACGACGCATCACTGACCTTCGAGCCGGAGACATCGGCTGCCCTGGGCTTTGGCTTCAGATGCGGCTTCTTAGGGCTTTTGCACATGGAGATAATACAGGAGAGGCTGGAGCGTGAATACAACCTCGACCTCATAACCACAGCACCGTCGGTCATCTACAAGGTAAATCTGACAAACGGCGAGACTGTGATGATAGACAACCCCTCAAACTACCCCGACCCGGCGCTCATAGCATCAGCCGAGGAGCCTATGGTGACGGCACACATATTCACTCCGCAGGAGTTTGTCGGCAACATCATGGAGCTCTGTCAGGACAGGCGTGGAAACTACATCGACATGAAATACCTTGACGACACGAGAGTAGACCTGCACTACGAGCTGCCGTTAAACGAGATAGTATACGACTTCTTTGATGCGCTCAAATCACGCACAAGGGGCTATGCATCATTCGACTACGAGATGAAGGGCTATGTACCGAGCAAGCTCGTCAAGCTCGACATACTCCTAAACGGCGAGGTGGTAGATGCGCTGTCGTTCATCGTACACGCTGACAAGGCTTATCAGAGAGGCCGCAAGATAACCGAAAGGCTCAAGGAGAACATTCCGAGACAGCTGTTTGAAGTGCCTGTACAGGCCTCTATCGGCGGCAAGATAATAGCCCGTGAGACTGTCAAGGCTATGCGCAAGGACGTTCTTGCCAAGTGCTACGGCGGTGACATAACAAGAAAGAAGAAGCTGCTCGAAAAGCAGAAGGAAGGCAAGAAGCGTATGCGTCAGCTCGGCACGGTAGAAGTACCGCAGGAGGCGTTTATGAGTGTGCTCAAGCTCGATGAGTAGTTTTTAGGTAACAGGTTACAGGTAACAGGTAACAGTTATGGTGCGGCTTACGCCGCTTATGCCCATTCGGGCGTTCCTTTCCGACAGCATAGCGTAGGGTGACATTCCGAAGGGTCGAGGGGCGACCGGAAAGCCCCTCGGTGTACCCCCTGAGGACGAGAGCGCAGCCTTGAAGGTAAGTAACCCCCACAGAATAGCTTCAAGGGAACGGTCGGCTTATCCCTACGCTACAGGTAGGGGGGCTTTCCGGTCGCCCCCCTGCTTCGGCTTCGCCTGCGCCACCCCCTTCGGGTTCACCCCCACACGCTGAGTTGAGGACGAAGACGAAATGACGAAGAAGACAGCCCACTTTGGACTTGCCTTTCCTCAATTATTCATTCTTCACTATTCACTATTCATTATTCACTGAGCGCAGCGTTACCGGCCGAATGGCCATAACGTCCTGCGTTAGCAGGACACCACAATTATGCATTATGCATTCTTAATTCTGCATTGAAAAAGAGGTGTTAGTATGGATCTTAAACTGCCGATGAAAAATTCAATAATACTCGGGCTTGTCGGCAGTGCGCTGATACCGCTGCTGTATGAGGTCTATGCTAATGTCGGTAAGACCTTTGCGGTGGTGCTGCTGTTTGTGTGGGTGGTGTTCTGCTTTGTAAAGCTCATGCGCTTCCCGGCAAAGGAGGCTGTGCTCTCTATCACCTGCCTTATCGCATATACAGGCATTCTGGGGATAGTCATGTACTGTATCATACACCCGGCTGTGCAGTCGTTTCTGGAGAAGAACTCAAAGTATTACTACCTCTCGCTCAAAGAGGAGATGCTGTTCTTCGGCTTTGCTATCGGCATTATGGCGGTGCTTTACCTGCTGTTTGCCGGCAAGGTCTTTGTGTGCAGGTGTATCGAGAGATTCAAGGATAACAGCATAAAGACTGGGCAGTATATAGATAACGCATTCGACAGCAGTGAGGACGGCGAGGGACTATGAGAGGGATATATGTACACATTCCTTTCTGCCTGCAAAAATGTCCTTACTGCGATTTTTATTCTGTGAGGTTTGATGAGGGCACGGCAGATGCCTACGCAGATGCGCTTGTACGCAATTTCAAGGCATACAGCGGCGTTAAGGCTGACACTGTGTATTTCGGCGGCGGCACGCCCTCCTGCCTGCCTGAAAGCACGCTTGGCAGGATAGTGAGCGGCCTGAAAGAGAGCTTTGATATAGCCGGGAACGCCGAGATAACGATAGAAGCAAACCCCTGCACCGTGACACCTCAAAAGCTGCGTGCATACCGTGATATGGGAATTGACCGTATATCCTTCGGGGTGCAGTCGGCTGATGATAATGAGCTCAGAGGCCTTGGCAGGCTGCACGATGCAGACACGGCAAAGAGGGCTATAAATGCGGCGCACGATGCAGGCTTTGAGAATATCTCGGCCGACCTGATGATAGGCGTTGCAGGGCAGACTAAGGACAGCCTGCAAAGATCAATTGACACGATCACAGCCCTGCCGGTAAGCCATATCTCGGCCTATATGCTAAAGATCGAGCCCGGCACGCCCTTTGACAACGAGCACACAAGAGCCGCCACGGCAGACGACGAGCTTATGAGAGGGATGTATCTCTCGCTTGTTAAAAGCCTTGCAGAGAGGGGCTTTGCGCAGTACGAGATATCTAATTTCGCAAAGGCAGGTTTTGAGAGCCGGCACAACCTTGTATACTGGACAGGCGGCGAGTACATAGGCTTCGGCCCTGCTGCGCACTCGCTGTACAAAGGCAGGCGGTTTTATGTTCCGGGGGATTTAGAGAAGTACATAAGCTCACCCACTCAGCCCGAGCTTGACGAAGACGAGCCGTACAGCGAGCGTGAGGAATACATAATGCTCGCCTTACGCCTGACAAGCGGCCTTGACGCAGGCAAGCTGATATCCTTATATGGTCAGCAGGGTGCCGACAGGGTAACAGCTCTTGCCAGACGGTATGAAAAAGCCGGCTTATGTCATGTAACGCCTGAGCGCATCAGTCTGACCCCGGAAGGGTTTCTGGTTTCAAATAGTATTATTGTGGAGCTTATGGAAGCTATTGAACAGGGGAAACGCTGAGCTCAGTGAATAGTGAAGAGTGAAGAATGAATAGTGAATAGTTGAGGAGCGCCTGACGGCGATTATGGCCATTCGGCCTGTCAGTCGGACGATTTCAGCTAAATCGTAGGATATGCTTCCGAAGGGGGTGGCGAAGGCGCAGCCGAAGCAGGGGGGCGACCGGAAAGCCCCCCTACCCGTAGAGTCAGCAAAGCGAGAGACTCCCCTTGAAGGTAAACCTCTCCCCAACTCTTTCCAACCACTCGCCACCTTTCAACCGATCAGGTTGAAAGCGTGTCAAAATCCAGCGTTGCCTCAAACTCCGCTACTCGCCTTGCAAGCTCTTTCGCCTCACGGTCTATCTTCTCCCTCTCACTCTCGCTGTGATTTCTGTAGCCGTATGAACCGCCCGAGTACCCCGAGTACCCTCGGTCATAATAGCTGGGCTTCCTGCCGTCTTCACGAAGCCACTTCTTGATTGTGCGGCAAGGGTCTTTCATGAAACGCCTGTTCTCCTGCTGCCAGGCAGAGATGCGGTCGATGTACCGCTCGATCTGCTGACGGTCGGACATATTGAAAAGCTCCTCCTTGTCTTCGTCAGAGAAAATGACACGGGAAAAATCTTCACGATATGACGACAAGGACGACGAAGACGACATGGAAGACGACATTTCATTGACAGTGTCTTCTTCATTAACAGTGACAGTCTCATTGACATTTTCATTTACATCTTCATTAACAGTAACATTAACATTGTCATTTACATTTACATTATCATTTACATTAACATTGTCATTTACATTATCGGCATTTTTGGTATCCGATTGTATGCGGTCGCATACGCTTGCATTTTTTGACCATCTCTTTTTTGCATTTATGCGGTTTCTCTCGCAGACGTTTTCCCACTTTTCTGAATCACGGATAAAGCATTCTTTCATCATATTAAAGAGAATTCTGAGCGACCTATCGGGAAGCTCTATCTCCTCGCCTGCTGTGGTGAACGCATAGATCGCTCTTAGCAGCTGGCCGAGTTCAGCGTCGTCAAATTCCTGCAAGCTATTGCCCCAGTCGTTATACATCACAAAGCTCTTATGTTCATTTCTCTTTTCTGCCATTTTGATACGCTCCTTTTTTAGTATTGAAGAAAAAAGTCCTTCTACTAATAGCGCAAAAAGGGGCATTTGTTGCATAGTTTGATGCAACATATGAGAGAGAAATTTTTGAAAAGGGAAAAGTTTGTGTGATGTTACAAATCGAGGTGGGGAAATATAGGCAAAAGAGACAAAGAAAACGGGCTGACCTTCAAGGGTTGCGCTCTCGCTATCCTACGCTACGGATAGGGGGGCTTTCCGGTCGCCCCCCTGCTCCGGCTGCGCCTACGCCACCCCCTTCGGGGTCATCACCACACACTGAGTTGAGGAAGAAGACGACGAAGACAGCCCACTTCGGGTGCAAAGCCTGCGCCACCCCCTTCGGACTTGCCTTTCCTCGGTCACATACCGCCCGAATGGGCATCTCGTCGGCGTAAGCCGACACCACAACTGTTACCTGTTACCTGTTAACTGTTAACTGACCAAGCGGCGCACCTGGGCTATTCACTATTCATTCTTCACTGAGCGCAGCGTTTCTCCTGTTGCCTGAAACAAAAACTCCCCCAAGCCGTAAAGACTTAGGGGAGAAATTTTCTGAATATACCGGCGAAGCCGATACCTTAACTGTTACCTGTTACCTGTAACCTGAAGATCAGGCCTCTTTAATGAGCTTCTTGTAGCAGATAGCTGCCAGAGCACCGCCGATGGCAGGGCCTATGATGAATACCCATACCTGAGAAAGAGCGTCTGTGCCGGAGAAAATAGCAGCACTAAGGCTTCTTGCGGGGTTAACAGATGTGCCTGTGAAGTTGAAGCCTACAAGGTGTACAAGTGTAAGGCCAAGACCTATGAGTATAGGTGCTATCTGTGTGAGAGAATTGTCGTTTGCAACTCTGAGCACGATGAGCACGAATATGCAGGTGATGATAACTTCTAAAAGCAGTGCGCTGAAGAAGTTGATGCCGATAGCGGAATTATCGCCAAAACCGTTTGCGCCGACACCTGTGCCTCTGATATCTGTAATGTCTTCATCAGCCATTACAACGAGGAGCTTGAGTATACCGCTTCCTGCGAGAGCGCCGAACACCTGAGACATGATGTATGCACCAAGGTCTCCTGCATCGAGCGAGCCGTCAAGGAAACAAGCGATAGATACTGCCGGATTAACATGAGCGCCCGATATACCGCCGAAAAGATATGCGATAAAGCAGAGCGAAACGCCGAATGCGAGCGAAGTGCCTACAAGGCCTGCGCCGGAAGCTGCCGCACCGCAGCCGCATATAACGAGCATAGCTGTGCCGATAAACTCGGCAAGATATTTCTTCATCTAAAAGCCACGTCCTTTCTTAAATACCGCCCCGAGAGCACCCGGGGCGAATGTCAGATCTTATTCGTCAACTTCCTCAACTGTTTCTTCTACCTTATCGAGGTCAGCCTCAACATCATCAGTAGTCTCAGCAGTTTCCTCAGCTGCTTCTTCTGCGCCTTCCTCACAAGCCTCGCAGTCGTCTAAGCACTCATCGAAGTCCTCATCGAGCTCTTCGTAGTCATAATCCTCGAGCTCCTTACGCTTTTTAAGAGCGAGAACTGCTGCTGTACCTGCTGCTGCAACGCCTAAAGCTGCTGCTACCTTTAATGCCTTACCCATAATAAAACATCTCCTTATAATTTAATTTTCACACAGTGATATGACCTTATCAGTCAGTTTCACGATAATGTAATTATATCACAATGTATTAAAATTTGCAAGTCCTCACCAAACAAAAAAGATTTGCAATTACATTTTTGTCATTTCTCACAAAAATGTTAAAGTATTTTTTGCAAGTTGTTTAAGACAACTTTTGCTCAGTTAACAGTTAACAGGTAACAGGTAACAGTTGTGGTGTCGGCTTGCGCCGACGTATGCCCATTCGGGCAATATGTGACCGAGGAAAGGTCAGTCCGAAGGGGGCTGTCTTCGTCGTTGTCTTCGTCTTCGTCTTCAACTCAGCGTGTGGGCATATCCCCGAAGGGGGTGTGCGGCAGCTTCGCTGACGCAGGGGGGCGACCGGAAAGCCCCCCTATCTGTAGCGTAGGATAGCGAGAGACTACCCCTTTAGCTATACAGTGGGGTCAGCTTTCCTTCAAGGCGGCTCTCTCGTCACCTTAGGGTACGATATGAGGGGGGAAACCCAAAGGAGGACAGGATATTTGGCTTACGCCGCTATCGGAGGACTTTCCCCCTTTAGGTTTCCCCCCTCAAACTCCCCTTTTCCTGAATCTCTCTTTGCCTCTCGATAGCTCAATTACGCTGCGGTTAGCAAAGACTTTGCGTGACACGCCTAAGCGGCGGTCAGATAAAGGTGTTGAAAACCAAAGACACAATTATGAGGAAAGGTTTTATACAGTATAAAGTGTTTGCTCCCAAAGAGTATGGGGGCTGCTTACCTTCAAGGTAGCACTCTCGCTACCATAGGGTACACCGAGGTGCTTTCCGGTCGCCCCCCTGCGTCAGCAGAGCTGCCGCTCACCCCCTTCGGGTTCACCTCAACACACGAAGTGGAGGACGACGAAGACGAAGACAGCCCACTTCGGACTTGCCTTTCCTCGGTCACATATTGCC from Ruminococcus sp. NK3A76 includes these protein-coding regions:
- a CDS encoding site-specific integrase — its product is MANIQKLKSGNWRARVFLGRDVNGKQIFKSFTADERWKAEKLAREFEKGGKGKISAKSLTVGKAIDDYIELKRNVLAPSTIYGYERTRRTRLQSVMNIKAEKLDTLTLQRAINEDAKRLGYRSLKDAKCLVLAALKIHGIKPDINVTLPPKRNKTKELPDARTVLNIIRNTSIELPCLLAMWLSLRMSEVRGLKFSDVRNGVLFVNRANVRFGGSDHIREVNKTSCSTRAISLPEYITRLIEKVPHETENDFIIKDTHSAIYNKFRTLMLENGIEMTFHDLRHLNASIMLMLGIPDKYAMERGGWSTPDVLKTIYQHTFSDERKLVDKRIDDYFNSLIVDTNVVTSDIETA
- the lepA gene encoding translation elongation factor 4, which translates into the protein MSEYNQSNIRNFCIIAHIDHGKSTLADRILELTSTVELREMEDQLLDNMDIERERGITIKARAVRLNYKADDGQDYIFNLIDTPGHVDFNYEVSRSLAACEGAVLVVDASQGIEAQTLGNTYLAIEHDLEVLPVVNKIDLPSAEPERVCGEIENIIGIPAMDAPRISAKTGLNIKDVLERVITDIPAPRGDIDKPFKALIFDSVYDMYKGVIIYVRVMDGSVKAGQTIKLMATGAEFQTVEIGYMGAKDLVPVGELKAGEVGYITASIKYIGDTRVGDTVTRADAPCDEALPGYKKVQSMVFSGVYPADGAKYPDLRDALDKLALNDASLTFEPETSAALGFGFRCGFLGLLHMEIIQERLEREYNLDLITTAPSVIYKVNLTNGETVMIDNPSNYPDPALIASAEEPMVTAHIFTPQEFVGNIMELCQDRRGNYIDMKYLDDTRVDLHYELPLNEIVYDFFDALKSRTRGYASFDYEMKGYVPSKLVKLDILLNGEVVDALSFIVHADKAYQRGRKITERLKENIPRQLFEVPVQASIGGKIIARETVKAMRKDVLAKCYGGDITRKKKLLEKQKEGKKRMRQLGTVEVPQEAFMSVLKLDE
- the hemW gene encoding radical SAM family heme chaperone HemW; the encoded protein is MRGIYVHIPFCLQKCPYCDFYSVRFDEGTADAYADALVRNFKAYSGVKADTVYFGGGTPSCLPESTLGRIVSGLKESFDIAGNAEITIEANPCTVTPQKLRAYRDMGIDRISFGVQSADDNELRGLGRLHDADTAKRAINAAHDAGFENISADLMIGVAGQTKDSLQRSIDTITALPVSHISAYMLKIEPGTPFDNEHTRAATADDELMRGMYLSLVKSLAERGFAQYEISNFAKAGFESRHNLVYWTGGEYIGFGPAAHSLYKGRRFYVPGDLEKYISSPTQPELDEDEPYSEREEYIMLALRLTSGLDAGKLISLYGQQGADRVTALARRYEKAGLCHVTPERISLTPEGFLVSNSIIVELMEAIEQGKR
- a CDS encoding DUF6291 domain-containing protein → MAEKRNEHKSFVMYNDWGNSLQEFDDAELGQLLRAIYAFTTAGEEIELPDRSLRILFNMMKECFIRDSEKWENVCERNRINAKKRWSKNASVCDRIQSDTKNADNVNDNVNVNDNVNVNDNVNVTVNEDVNENVNETVTVNEEDTVNEMSSSMSSSSSLSSYREDFSRVIFSDEDKEELFNMSDRQQIERYIDRISAWQQENRRFMKDPCRTIKKWLREDGRKPSYYDRGYSGYSGGSYGYRNHSESEREKIDREAKELARRVAEFEATLDFDTLST
- a CDS encoding aquaporin — translated: MKKYLAEFIGTAMLVICGCGAAASGAGLVGTSLAFGVSLCFIAYLFGGISGAHVNPAVSIACFLDGSLDAGDLGAYIMSQVFGALAGSGILKLLVVMADEDITDIRGTGVGANGFGDNSAIGINFFSALLLEVIITCIFVLIVLRVANDNSLTQIAPILIGLGLTLVHLVGFNFTGTSVNPARSLSAAIFSGTDALSQVWVFIIGPAIGGALAAICYKKLIKEA